The following are encoded in a window of Carya illinoinensis cultivar Pawnee chromosome 15, C.illinoinensisPawnee_v1, whole genome shotgun sequence genomic DNA:
- the LOC122297556 gene encoding putative receptor protein kinase ZmPK1 yields the protein MDSPVLFLLLSLSFSLWFSSSSLETIHEGTSLSLIEKSEDILISPDGVFSSGFYSVGYNAYCYAIWFNKPSRGKNLTVIWMANRDEPVNGRSSKLSLLKSGNLILTDAGKFTIWETNTQSLSSVHLSLYNTGNLVLQNMEGVTLWESFDFPTDTLLPQQLLTRNTRLVSSRSQTNHSSGFYKLFFDKDNLLRLLYDGLEVSNVYWPDPGLVSWDAGRSTYNSSRIAVLDTFGKFSSSDNFTVMAADYGPKLHRRLKIDYDGDVRLYSWDEEGETWFVSWQAIQKPCKIYGICGANSLCSYIVGSDRKCSCLPGFKMKNLTDWSYGCEPEFHLSCNRNESSFLLLPSVEFFGYDYGFFPNYTFDQCKNLCLQLCNCKGFQFKFSQDDGFSKCFPKTLLLNGYRSPDFPGDLYLRLPKRNLFSYADYIQHFTLVCSSKGTVQLDRTYKRSRENGIVKFMLWFACGVGGLEIICIFLVWCLLSRTEQTSDADKQGYLVAVTGFRRFTYVELKKATKDFNEEIGRGAGGIVYKGVLPDDRAVAIKRLNELNQGEGEFLAEVSIIRRINHMNLIEMWGYCAEGKHRLLVYEYMEYGSLAQNLSSRALDWKKRFHIAAGTAKGLAYLHEECLEWILHCDVKPQNILLDSNYQPKVADFGLSKLQNRNFENASFSRIRGTRGYMAPEWVFNLPITSKVDVYSYGIVVLEMVTGKGPTKGVHATDCGGEIEPKRLVAWVREKRNVATAMASWLEKIVDPLLGGNYEKDKMEILVTVALQCVEEEKNARPSMSQVVEMLLRQEIDSHSDGHGVNL from the coding sequence ATGGATTCTCCAGTATTATTCCTTCTATTATCTTTGTCATTTTCTCTCTGGTTCTCATCTTCAAGCCTGGAAACCATTCATGAAGGCACATCACTTTCATTAATAGAGAAATCGGAAGACATTCTGATATCACCAGATGGAGTTTTCTCTTCTGGCTTTTATTCCGTGGGTTATAATGCCTATTGCTATGCCATATGGTTCAATAAGCCATCCCGCGGCAAGAACCTAACTGTAATCTGGATGGCAAATCGTGATGAGCCTGTTAATGGAAGGAGCTCCAAGCTCTCTCTCCTCAAATCTGGTAATCTTATCTTAACCGACGCTGGGAAGTTTACAATTTGGGAAACAAACACTCAGTCCCTCTCCTCAGTACACTTATCTCTTTACAACACCGGTAATCTTGTTCTACAGAACATGGAAGGCGTTACTTTATGGGAAAGTTTTGATTTTCCAACAGACACCCTTCTTCCCCAACAACTACTCACTAGAAACACAAGGCTCGTCTCCTCCAGAAGCCAAACCAACCACTCCTCAGGTTTTTATAAGCTCTTTTTTGATAAGGACAACCTCCTCCGCCTTCTTTATGATGGTCTTGAGGTTTCCAACGTATACTGGCCAGACCCGGGGCTCGTGAGCTGGGATGCTGGGAGGTCCACGTACAACAGCAGTCGGATCGCAGTACTTGATACATTTGGGAAATTTAGTTCTTCTGATAATTTTACTGTCATGGCAGCCGACTATGGGCCGAAGCTTCATAGAAGACTAAAAATTGATTATGATGGTGATGTTCGATTGTACAGTTGGGACGAGGAGGGGGAGACGTGGTTTGTGTCCTGGCAAGCCATtcagaaaccttgcaagatttATGGTATTTGTGGGGCAAACAGTCTTTGCAGCTATATTGTTGGTTCTGATAGGAAATGCTCTTGCCTTCCTGGatttaagatgaaaaatctCACAGATTGGTCTTACGGGTGTGAGCCTGAGTTTCATCTTTCTTGCAATAGAAATGAGTCTAGCTTCCTGTTGTTACCCAGTGTTGAATTCTTTGGTTATGATTATGGGTTCTTTCCTAATTACACATTTGATCAATGTAAGAATTTATGTTTGCAACTGTGCAATTGCAAAGGATTCCAATTCAAGTTCTCCCAGGATGATGGTTTTTCAAAGTGCTTCCCCAAGACATTGTTGCTTAATGGATATCGTTCCCCAGATTTCCCCGGTGACCTCTATTTGAGACTACCTAAAAGAAATCTCTTCTCCTATGCAGATTATATACAACATTTCACACTAGTTTGCTCAAGTAAAGGTACAGTGCAACTAGATAGAACGTATAAAAGAAGCCGGGAAAATGGGATAGTAAAATTCATGCTCTGGTTTGCATGTGGAGTGGGAGGACTTGAAATCATCTGTATCTTTTTGGTGTGGTGTCTCTTGAGTCGaactgaacaaacttctgatgCAGACAAACAGGGCTATCTTGTTGCTGTCACTGGGTTCAGAAGATTTACCTATGTTGAGCTCAAAAAGGCGACAAAAGATTTTAATGAGGAGATTGGAAGAGGTGCTGGAGGAATAGTGTACAAAGGGGTATTGCCTGACGATCGAGCTGTAGCAATCAAGCGTCTCAATGAACTTAACCAAGGAGAAGGTGAATTTCTAGCTGAAGTAAGCATCATTCGGAGGATTAACCACATGAACTTAATTGAGATGTGGGGGTACTGCGCAGAGGGAAAGCACAGGCTTTTGGTGTACGAGTACATGGAATATGGTTCTTTAGCCCAAAACCTGTCATCGCGTGcacttgattggaagaaaaggTTTCACATTGCCGCAGGCACAGCAAAAGGCCTAGCCTATCTGCATGAAGAGTGCTTGGAGTGGATTTTACACTGTGATGTAAAGCCACAGAACATACTCCTAGACTCTAACTATCAACCAAAGGTGGCAGATTTTGGGTTGTCTAAACTACAAAATAGAAACTTTGAGAATGCAAGCTTCTCAAGAATAAGAGGAACCCGAGGGTACATGGCTCCAGAGTGGGTTTTCAATCTTCCTATCACCTCCAAAGTGGATGTTTATAGCTATGGAATTGTTGTATTGGAGATGGTGACAGGAAAGGGACCAACTAAAGGTGTCCATGCTACAGATTGTGGAGGGGAGATAGAACCCAAAAGGTTGGTTGCTTGGGTGAGGGAAAAAAGGAATGTAGCGACTGCAATGGCTTCTTGGCTTGAGAAGATCGTTGACCCATTACTAGGAGGCAATTATGAAAAGGATAAGATGGAAATTCTAGTAACAGTTGCTTtgcaatgtgtagaagaagagaaaaacgcAAGACCCAGCATGAGCCAAGTAGTTGAGATGCTTTTACGACAAGAAATTGATAGTCACAGTGATGGTCATGGTGTTAATCTCTAA